One Solanum pennellii chromosome 9, SPENNV200 DNA segment encodes these proteins:
- the LOC107030477 gene encoding myosin-7, which yields MSVSASVVVGSHVWVEDPEVAWLDGVVVEINGEEITVDCNSEKTVTANLSNVYARDTDAPSCGVDDMTKLSYLHEPGVLQNLRSRYDMNEIYTYTGSILIAVNPFKRLPHLYAKSVMEQYKGIALGDLPPHPFAIADSSYRQMIHEGISQSILVSGESGAGKTESTKMLMQYLAYMGGRAAAEGRSVEQQVLESNPVLEAFGNAKTVRNNNSSRFGKFVELQFDKRGRISGAAIKTYLLERSRVCQVSDPERNYHCFYLLCAAPPQDVEKYKVGDPRTFHYLNQSNFFELAGVDESEEYLATRKAMDVVGISHDEQDAIFRVVAAILHLGNIEFTKGTETDASEPKDDKSRFHLKIAAELFMCDEKSLEDSMCKRVMVTRDETITKSLDPEAAALSRDALAKIVYSRLFDWIVNKINNSIGQDPDSTLSIGVLDIYGFESFKTNSFEQFCINLTNEKLQQHFNQHVFKMEQEEYTKEEIDWSYIEFIDNQDILDLIEKKPGGIIALLDEACMFPRSTHETFAEKLYQTFKDHKRFSKPKLSRTDFTVCHYAGDVTYQTEFFLDKNKDYVVPEHQATLIASKCPFVSGLFPPLPEDSSKQTKFSSIGARFKQQLQSLLETLNATEPHYVRCVKPNNLLKPEIFENQNVLQQLRCGGVLEAIRISCAGFPTRKPFDEFLSRFKVLAPEVLNGRIDEVAACEKLLEKSGLKGYQVGKTKVFLRAGQMPELDTRRNEVLGRSAIIIQGKVRSYYARKKFLLLRASAIQVQAVCRGQTERALYECMRREAACLRIQKDARKYIARRSYGFLCVSAVSIQAGLRGMASRNELQFRKRKKAAVFIQSDWRRCVKRRHYRRMKKAAVVLQCSWRAKLARKELRKLRMAAKETGALQDAKSKLEKEVEELTQRLQVEKRMRDKLEEAKSQETMKLQSALEEMRLQLQETKELLKKECEAGTKVVDQGSVIQEAKVIDQGVVTEERAASTKIVEQGSVVKEVHVIDQVQVNKLTAETEKLKVLVNSLEKEIDEKEKKYEETVRVSSERLKQVLEAESKISQLKDAMQSSKELLMKDPEAATKLLEEVEFQVADQDVSGKITAENEQLKVLVSSLEKKIDETEKKYEETSKISEERLKQALDAEAKIIELKLNMQRLEEKLSDIEDQQILRQQALNLPTGRTSSRFATSENGHHEPLAAVPSRRFGTDSMRRSNAGATKWFGTESMRRSMADRQRESVDILIKCVSQDLGFSEGKPVAAFTIYKCLLNWNSFEAEKTNVFDRLIQMIGSAIEDETNNNHMAYWLSNSATLLFLLQHTLKTTDSAPSRPPQPTSFFGRMAQSFRSSSVNLAIGGLDTVRQVEAKQPALLFKLQLSAYVEKIYGIVRDNWKRDLSSLLTSCIQASQASKGGSLQSPRKSVDGSSPPTPWDGVIESLNGLLSTLKENCVHPVFVQRILNQIFSYINVQLFNSLLLQRECCTFSSGEYVKAGLQEIELWCGNMKEEYVGSSLDELKHARQAVGFLVINQKSRLTSEDLTTDLCPILSSQQLYRICTLYWDEDFNTQGVSPEVISSFKDQEKEDAKDADNADNNFILDDDSSIPISVEEINSSLKDVDFTGVKPANELLENAAFQFLRE from the exons ATG AGTGTTTCTGCCAGTGTTGTGGTTGGATCTCATGTATGGGTTGAGGATCCAGAGGTAGCTTGGCTAGACGGGGTCGTTGTCGAAATCAATGGGGAAGAGATCACTGTGGACTGCAACTCAGAGAAGACA GTTACGGCCAATCTATCCAATGTGTATGCAAGAGATACGGATGCGCCTTCTTGTGGCGTGGATGATATGACAAAACTTTCTTATCTGCATGAACCAGGAGTATTGCAGAATTTACGAAGTCGATATGACatgaatgaaatatat ACTTACACTGGGAGTATCTTGATTGCCGTGAATCCCTTCAAGCGGTTACCCCATTTATATGCTAAAAGTGTGATGGAACAGTACAAAGGAATTGCACTTGGGGATCTGCCCCCTCATCCTTTTGCTATTGCTGATTCTTCTTACAG GCAGATGATTCATGAGGGGATAAGCCAGTCAATTTTGGTAAGTGGAGAGAGTGGAGCGGGCAAGACAGAAAGCACAAAAATGCTTATGCAATATCTTGCGTATATGGGAGGACGAGCTGCAGCTGAGGGAAGGAGCGTGGAGCAGCAAGTCCTTGAG TCAAATCCAGTTTTAGAAGCCTTCGGTAATGCTAAGACAGTCAGAAACAACAACTCAAG TCGTTTCGGTAAGTTTGTGGAGCTCCAGTTTGATAAAAGGGGGAGGATATCTGGTGCCGCCATCAAAACATATCTGCTGGAACGATCCCGTGTTTGTCAAGTTTCTGATCCTGAGAGAAATTATCACTGTTTCTATTTGCTTTGTGCTGCGCCACCTCAG gatgttgaaaaatataaagtagGGGACCCAAGGACATTTCATTATCTGAAccaatcaaatttttttgaactAGCTGGAGTGGATGAGTCAGAGGAATACCTGGCAACGAGGAAAGCCATGGATGTTGTAGGGATAAGTCACGACGAGCAG GATGCTATTTTTAGAGTAGTGGCTGCAATTCTTCACTTGGGAAACATTGAATTTACAAAGGGAACAGAAACTGATGCTTCGGAACCTAAGGATGATAAGTCTCGGTTCCATCTAAAGATTGCAGCTGAACTATTCAT GTGTGATGAGAAGTCCCTTGAGGACTCCATGTGCAAACGTGTCATGGTCACTCGTGATGAGACCATTACAAAGTCCCTTGATCCAGAAGCTGCAGCTCTCAGTAGAGATGCTCTAGCCAAGATAGTTTACTCAAGACTGTTTGATTG GATAGTGAACAAGATCAATAACTCTATTGGCCAAGATCCCGACTCAACTCTCTCAATTGGTGTTCTAGATATCTATGGATTTGAGAGTTTCAAGACAAACAG TTTTGAGCAATTTTGCATTAATTTGACCAACGAAAAACTGCAGCAACATTTCAACCAG CATGTTTTCAAGATGGAGCAAGAAGAGTATACCAAGGAGGAAATTGATTGGAGTTACATAGAGTTCATTGATAACCAAGATATTCTTGATCTTATAGAAAAG AAACCTGGGGGGATTATTGCTCTTCTTGATGAGGCTTG TATGTTCCCAAGATCAACACATGAGACCTTCGCTGAAAAGCTATATCAGACATTTAAAGATCATAAGCGGTTCAGCAAGCCAAAGTTGTCTCGGACGGATTTTACTGTTTGCCACTACGCTGGTGAT GTCACGTACCAAACTGAGTTCTTTTTGGATAAGAACAAGGATTATGTAGTTCCAGAGCACCAAGCAACACTTATTGCTTCAAAGTGCCCCTTTGTTTCTGGCTTGTTTCCACCTTTACCTGAAGATTCTTCTAAACAAACCAAGTTCTCCTCTATTGGTGCTCGATTTAAA CAACAATTGCAATCATTGCTTGAGACTCTTAATGCCACAGAGCCTCATTATGTTCGTTGCGTGAAGCCAAATAATCTTTTGAAGCCAGAAATTTTTGAGAATCAAAATGTACTCCAGCAGCTACGTTGTGGG GGAGTTCTGGAGGCTATTCGTATCAGTTGTGCTGGATTTCCTACTCGAAAAccatttgatgaattcttaAGTCGGTTTAAGGTCCTTGCTCCTGAAGTTTTAAATGGAAG AATTGACGAGGTTGCTGCTTGCGAAAAACTTTTAGAGAAATCTGGCCTCAAAGGTTATCAG GTTGGAAAAACAAAAGTGTTTCTTAGAGCTGGTCAAATGCCAGAATTAGACACTCGCCGAAATGAGGTCCTTGGCAGGTCAGCTATCATAATCCAGGGAAAAGTTCGCTCATACTACGCTCGAAAAAAGTTTTTGTTGTTACGAGCTTCAGCAATCCAAGTCCAAGCTGTTTGTAGGG GCCAGACTGAACGGGCTCTCTATGAGTGCATGAGGAGGGAAGCTGCCTGTCTGAGGATCCAAAAAGATGCACGCAAGTACATCGCAAGGAGATCTTATGGATTTCTGTGTGTTTCAGCTGTTTCCATTCAAGCAGGACTGCGGGGCATGGCTTCTCGAAATGAGCTTCAATTCAGAAAGCGAAAAAAAGCAGCTGTCTTTATCCAG AGTGATTGGCGGAGATGTGTGAAACGTCGGCATTATAGGAggatgaagaaagcagcagttGTGTTACAATGTTCCTGGAGAGCTAAATTGGCCCGTAAAGAACTACGGAAGCTAAGGATG GCAGCTAAAGAAACTGGAGCTCTCCAAGATGCCAAAAGCAAGCTGGAAAAGGAAGTTGAAGAGCTGACACAGAGACTACAGGTGGAGAAGCGCATGAGG GACAAACTTGAGGAAGCTAAAAGCCAGGAAACAATGAAATTACAGTCTGCATTGGAAGAGATGAGGCTTCAGCTTCAAGAAACTAAAGAGCTGCTCAAGAAGGAATGTGAAGCTGGCACAAAGGTCGTGGATCAAGGGTCCGTTATACAAGAGGCCAAGGTTATAGATCAGGGGGTGGTCACAGAGGAACGTGCGGCTTCCACAAAGATCGTGGAACAGGGATCTGTTGTAAAAGAGGTCCACGTTATAGATCAGGTGCAGGTCAACAAGCTTACAGCTGAAACTGAGAAGCTTAAG GTTCTTGTTAACTCATTGGAAAAGGAAATTGacgaaaaagagaaaaaatatgagGAGACAGTCAGAGTAAGTAGTGAGCGACTGAAGCAAGTTCTGGAGGCCGAGTCTAAGATAAGTCAGTTGAAGGATGCCATGCAAAG TTCGAAAGAGCTGCTAATGAAGGATCCTGAGGCTGCCACAAAGTTGTTGGAAGAAGTAGAGTTCCAGGTTGCAGATCAGGACGTATCGGGCAAGATTACCGCTGAAAATGAGcagctcaag GTTCTTGTTAGTTCATTggaaaagaaaattgatgaaACAGAGAAAAAATATGAGGAAACAAGCAAAATAAGTGAGGAGCGATTGAAGCAAGCTCTGGATGCGGAGGCTAAGATAATTGAGTTGAAGCTTAACATGCAAAG GCTTGAAGAGAAACTTTCCGATATAGAAGACCAGCAGATTCTTCGACAGCAAGCGTTAAATTTACCAACTGGAAGAACTTCAAGTCGTTTTGCA ACTTCTGAAAACGGTCATCAT GAACCACTGGCTGCAGTACCATCAAGAAGGTTTGGTACAGATTCAATGAGGAGATCCAATGCGGGAGCAACAAAATGGTTTGGTACAGAGTCTATGAGGAGATCCATGGCTGATAGGCAGCGG GAGAGTGTGGATATTCTTATCAAATGTGTCAGTCAAGATCTAGGGTTCAGTGAAGGGAAACCAGTGGCAGCATTTACCATATACAAATGCCTACTTAATTGGAATTCCTTTGAAGCAGAAAAAACTAACGTGTTTGATCGTCTTATTCAGATGATTGGTTCTGCGATAGAG GATGAGACAAACAATAATCACATGGCTTATTGGCTGTCCAACAGTGCAACTTTGTTGTTTTTACTTCAGCATACACTGAAAACTACTGATTCAGCTCCAAGTAGACCGCCCCAACCAACATCATTTTTTGGTAGAATGGCACAG aGTTTCCGGTCTTCATCTGTCAACCTTGCAATTGGTGGTCTCGACACTGTACGTCAGGTTGAGGCAAAGCAGCCAGCTTTACTTTTTAAGCTACAGCTCAGTGCTTATGTCGAAAAGATTTATGGAATTGTTCGAGATAACTGGAAAAGGGACCTGTCTTCACTGCTGACTTCATGTATCCAG GCATCTCAAGCATCAAAAGGTGGATCCCTGCAATCACCACGGAAGTCCGTTGATGGTTCTTCTCCACCCACTCCCTGGGATGGCGTAATTGAGAGCCTAAATGGGCTTCTCAGTACACTGAAAGAAAATTGT GTTCATCCAGTTTTCGTCCAGAGAATTCTAAACCAGATATTCTCTTACATAAATGTTCAGCTGTTCAATAG CCTTCTCCTTCAAAGAGAGTGTTGTACATTCAGCAGCGGGGAGTATGTGAAAGCTGGATTGCAAGAAATAGAACTTTGGTGCGGCAATATGAAAGAAGAG TACGTTGGTTCTTCTTTGGATGAATTAAAGCATGCAAGGCAGGCAGTAGGATTTTTG GTTATTAATCAGAAGTCAAGACTTACATCTGAAGATCTAACAACTGATCTCTGTCCC ATTCTGAGTAGTCAACAGTTGTATCGGATATGTACACTTTACTGGGACGAAGATTTTAATACTCAAGGTGTATCCCCAGAG GTCATTTCCAGTTTTAAGgatcaagaaaaagaagacgCAAAGGATGCAGATAATGCAGATAACAACTTTATATTGGATGATGATTCCAG CATTCCAATCTCTGTTGAGGAGATTAACAGTTCCCTCAAGGACGTTGATTTTACCGGTGTAAAACCTGCAAATGAACTGCTTGAAAATGCAGCCTTCCAATTTTTACGCGAATAA